From Bacillus basilensis, a single genomic window includes:
- a CDS encoding DUF1657 domain-containing protein, translated as MTVIASVKTCLASMRGAQASLSSLSLNSTDDEAKRVFHECMLEMDSIIADLQNRVSVLEREEPQYKGF; from the coding sequence ATGACTGTTATCGCTAGCGTAAAAACTTGCCTTGCTAGTATGAGGGGTGCTCAAGCAAGTTTAAGCTCTCTTTCGCTAAATTCCACAGATGACGAAGCAAAACGCGTATTTCATGAATGTATGTTAGAAATGGACAGTATCATCGCTGATTTACAGAATAGAGTTTCAGTATTAGAACGTGAAGAACCTCAATATAAAGGGTTTTAA
- the rpoN gene encoding RNA polymerase factor sigma-54 → MKASLLQEQSLRLAMTQELRQAITMLQYNVQELSEFLYEQSLENPLIELGGFEREKKKSSNTSKSTSKQVENQMEIYSVDSTTIQQHLLNQIQYYKIEEEERKAASFIIMNMDGNGYLQETNEELASLLSAPLHVVDRSVELVQSLEPAGVGARNIQECLTLQLKRLQRRNGLAEEVVEDHFAYFVKKDWRKLVQVLKCSNEELQDAVNCITSLQPKPGLAFSSDKPLYIVPDMAVKKDGDRLVLQMNERNMPRIEIHSEYSALLNNSESEVASYVSEKYQHVQWIMRSLKQRKQTLLQVMTIIMEKQRDFFWEGPAYLKPLALKEVAEELSVHESTISRATRNKYVQTPHGLFEMKSFFSNAVSTTEDEAVSTKRVKQFIQTLVEAENKKKPLSDQKISKLLEEEHEIVISRRTVAKYREQMHIPASSLRKTIG, encoded by the coding sequence TTGAAGGCAAGTCTTTTACAAGAACAAAGCTTACGTTTGGCAATGACACAAGAGTTAAGGCAAGCGATTACAATGCTCCAGTATAATGTACAAGAATTATCGGAGTTTTTGTATGAGCAATCGTTAGAGAATCCCCTTATTGAGTTAGGTGGTTTTGAGAGGGAGAAGAAAAAGAGCTCTAACACAAGTAAAAGTACCAGCAAACAAGTCGAGAATCAGATGGAAATCTACAGTGTGGATTCTACAACGATTCAGCAACATTTATTAAATCAAATACAGTATTATAAAATAGAGGAAGAAGAGCGAAAAGCAGCTTCTTTCATTATTATGAACATGGATGGAAATGGATATTTACAAGAAACGAACGAGGAGTTAGCAAGCCTCCTTTCCGCACCGCTTCATGTAGTTGACCGCTCTGTAGAGCTTGTCCAATCACTCGAGCCAGCAGGGGTAGGCGCGCGTAATATTCAGGAATGTCTAACTTTGCAATTGAAGCGCTTACAAAGACGAAATGGATTAGCAGAAGAGGTTGTGGAAGATCATTTCGCTTATTTCGTGAAGAAAGATTGGCGAAAGCTTGTTCAAGTGTTGAAGTGTAGTAATGAAGAATTGCAGGATGCGGTAAATTGTATAACGTCATTACAACCAAAACCAGGTCTTGCGTTTTCTTCTGATAAACCACTTTATATTGTGCCTGATATGGCGGTGAAAAAAGATGGCGATCGTCTCGTTTTACAGATGAATGAGAGAAATATGCCAAGAATTGAAATTCATTCTGAGTATAGTGCGCTTCTTAATAATAGCGAAAGTGAAGTAGCATCTTACGTATCAGAAAAGTATCAGCATGTGCAGTGGATCATGCGCAGTTTGAAACAGAGAAAACAGACATTGCTGCAAGTAATGACTATTATTATGGAAAAACAACGTGATTTCTTTTGGGAAGGTCCAGCGTATTTAAAACCGCTTGCTTTAAAAGAGGTGGCGGAAGAGTTAAGTGTGCATGAATCTACAATTAGTCGTGCAACGCGAAATAAATATGTGCAAACACCACATGGTTTATTTGAGATGAAATCGTTCTTTAGTAATGCTGTTTCAACGACTGAAGATGAAGCAGTTTCTACAAAACGTGTAAAACAGTTTATTCAAACGCTTGTTGAGGCAGAGAATAAGAAAAAGCCACTTTCAGATCAAAAGATTTCAAAATTATTAGAAGAAGAGCATGAAATCGTTATTTCTCGAAGAACGGTGGCGAAGTATAGAGAACAAATGCATATTCCAGCTTCGTCATTACGAAAAACGATTGGATAG
- a CDS encoding tyrosine-type recombinase/integrase, whose product MKRIKRRAVGKRRDVDTDIVLYKPSITVNRALERVMDIYVAEGYRERTISDYRMFWAEFIKIIDRQLITDVTKEDIRKYVNQLLKERKLSPVTVNIRLSAIRAIFNRLEKETVIENNPVLGVRKLKVDEQKIYTLTDNQIKRLFAMIDKTSYAGYRDYVAMLVMLKCGLRINEVNTLEINDVDFDNGVILLPGRKNKNRKSRVIPMSKKVQNELAQLVTETGEYFEGLGMAVFVNSFGEPLVYGTNSW is encoded by the coding sequence ATGAAAAGAATTAAGCGTCGTGCCGTTGGAAAGCGTCGTGATGTTGATACGGATATTGTCCTATATAAGCCGTCTATTACTGTTAATAGGGCTTTAGAACGTGTAATGGACATTTATGTAGCTGAAGGGTACAGAGAACGGACTATAAGCGATTATAGGATGTTTTGGGCGGAGTTTATTAAGATAATTGACCGCCAGCTAATTACAGATGTTACGAAAGAGGACATAAGGAAGTATGTGAATCAGCTGCTAAAAGAAAGAAAGTTATCGCCTGTGACAGTTAATATTCGCTTATCTGCTATTAGGGCAATTTTTAATCGTTTGGAAAAAGAAACGGTTATTGAAAATAATCCTGTGTTGGGGGTTAGAAAGTTAAAGGTAGATGAACAAAAAATTTATACTTTGACCGACAATCAAATAAAACGCCTATTCGCGATGATTGATAAAACTTCTTATGCGGGTTATAGAGATTATGTAGCTATGCTGGTAATGCTTAAATGCGGCTTGCGTATCAACGAAGTCAATACATTAGAAATCAATGACGTTGATTTTGATAATGGCGTTATTTTATTACCTGGCAGAAAAAACAAGAACCGAAAAAGTAGGGTAATTCCAATGTCTAAAAAGGTTCAAAATGAGTTGGCCCAATTAGTAACAGAAACAGGAGAGTATTTTGAAGGGTTGGGAATGGCTGTATTCGTTAATTCGTTTGGTGAACCTTTAGTATATGGCACCAATTCGTGGTAA
- the spoVAC gene encoding stage V sporulation protein AC, giving the protein MSSKDKNLTPVQQEYKKFEQEREPKRPVLKNCIKAFFVGGFICFIGQLISTFYITYFDFTERSAGNPTVATLIFISMLLTGFGIYDRFGQFAGAGTAVPVTGFGNSVIAACIEHRTEGFVLGVGGNMFKLAGSVILFGVFSAFVIALIKTILVQWGGL; this is encoded by the coding sequence ATGTCTAGTAAAGATAAGAACTTAACCCCTGTGCAACAGGAGTATAAAAAATTCGAACAAGAACGAGAACCGAAGCGCCCTGTCTTGAAAAATTGTATAAAAGCCTTTTTCGTCGGTGGTTTTATTTGCTTCATCGGACAACTCATTTCTACATTTTATATCACATATTTTGATTTCACCGAGCGTTCAGCGGGAAATCCAACAGTCGCAACTCTTATTTTCATCTCCATGTTACTAACTGGATTTGGTATATACGATCGTTTTGGACAGTTTGCTGGAGCAGGCACAGCTGTACCTGTCACTGGATTTGGTAACTCTGTTATTGCCGCATGTATCGAACACCGAACAGAGGGATTTGTCCTCGGTGTTGGCGGTAACATGTTTAAATTAGCTGGTTCTGTTATTTTATTTGGTGTATTTTCCGCTTTCGTCATCGCACTTATTAAAACGATTCTCGTTCAATGGGGAGGGCTATAA
- a CDS encoding RapH N-terminal domain-containing protein: MHVPVKGNEKVTKLLNDWYQAILQHQSIQATNLKQEVEDKLSSIKEDKNLLLYYSLLNFRYEMLTDGFNITKDSFNEINSFDVPDSGFLSYYYHFFKGIHEAMISNYTKAREEFEQAEKLLMYVLNELEEAEFNYRIASFHYQTYQPLVAIQYVTKAKDIFSKHTGYEVNVASCNNVYGLSCIDLRQFEQAEINLNCALDILQKHNEESLVLRVRHNLAWLYANQNLSNLAIRHVSEVTKKNPKHFKAIFVEAREYYKLGEHTLAEELIENGLRICNELENKELLPHFTILKELNNKTSALSLEKVILKGISYFKKEKLWDCVQEYTEILANAFYQEENHVQASKYFYMSNEARRKYEEKGALK; the protein is encoded by the coding sequence ATGCATGTTCCAGTGAAGGGGAATGAAAAGGTTACAAAGTTACTTAATGACTGGTATCAAGCTATACTACAACATCAAAGTATACAAGCAACAAACTTAAAACAAGAAGTTGAAGATAAGCTTTCCAGTATAAAAGAAGATAAAAATTTATTATTATACTATTCATTATTAAACTTTAGATATGAAATGCTGACAGATGGATTTAACATTACAAAAGATAGCTTTAATGAAATTAACTCCTTTGATGTACCTGATAGCGGCTTTTTATCCTATTATTATCACTTCTTTAAAGGCATTCATGAAGCCATGATTTCTAATTACACTAAAGCTAGAGAAGAATTTGAACAAGCGGAAAAACTTTTAATGTACGTACTGAATGAATTAGAGGAAGCTGAATTTAATTACCGCATTGCTTCATTTCACTATCAAACATACCAACCTTTAGTTGCAATTCAATATGTAACGAAGGCAAAAGATATCTTTTCTAAACATACGGGATATGAAGTTAATGTCGCTTCCTGTAACAATGTTTATGGGCTATCCTGCATAGATTTAAGACAATTTGAACAAGCGGAAATCAATCTAAATTGTGCGTTAGATATTCTACAAAAACACAATGAAGAATCTCTAGTCCTTAGAGTACGACACAACTTAGCGTGGTTATACGCGAATCAAAATCTTTCAAATTTAGCAATTCGACATGTATCCGAAGTGACAAAAAAGAACCCCAAACATTTCAAAGCTATTTTTGTAGAAGCACGTGAGTATTATAAATTAGGCGAACATACTCTTGCCGAAGAATTGATTGAAAACGGTCTACGTATTTGTAATGAACTTGAAAACAAAGAACTTCTACCTCATTTTACGATTCTAAAAGAACTAAATAATAAAACTTCCGCATTATCTTTAGAAAAAGTAATTTTAAAAGGGATTTCTTACTTTAAAAAAGAAAAACTATGGGATTGCGTGCAAGAATACACTGAAATTTTAGCAAATGCATTCTATCAAGAAGAAAATCATGTACAAGCTAGTAAGTATTTTTATATGAGTAATGAAGCAAGGAGAAAATATGAAGAAAAAGGGGCGTTAAAGTAA
- a CDS encoding DUF1657 domain-containing protein, which translates to MTVITKLKQTVSGLKSAQASLEGFALDTDNQQAKQLFQTAAQQTQTIIDSLNPRVEEVQQEEPQYSQQ; encoded by the coding sequence ATGACTGTAATTACGAAACTAAAGCAAACTGTTTCTGGATTAAAAAGCGCACAAGCTAGCTTAGAGGGATTCGCTCTTGATACGGATAACCAACAAGCAAAGCAACTTTTCCAAACAGCTGCGCAGCAAACACAAACGATTATCGATTCTTTAAACCCACGTGTTGAAGAAGTCCAACAAGAAGAACCACAATACTCACAGCAATAA
- a CDS encoding HPr family phosphocarrier protein: MVQKRVQVSLKNGLQARPAALFVQEANRFHADIFIEKDGKTVNAKSIMGIMSLAIGTGSMITITTEGSDAEEALEALAAYVQ; this comes from the coding sequence GTGGTTCAAAAAAGAGTTCAGGTTTCATTAAAAAACGGTTTACAAGCACGTCCGGCTGCGTTGTTTGTACAAGAGGCAAATCGCTTTCATGCGGATATCTTCATCGAGAAAGATGGAAAGACAGTAAATGCAAAGAGCATAATGGGGATTATGAGCTTAGCAATTGGAACTGGTAGCATGATAACAATTACAACAGAAGGTTCAGATGCAGAAGAGGCTTTAGAAGCATTAGCTGCATATGTACAATAA
- a CDS encoding YxeA family protein, producing MKKLLLGLIGLFILVIGVASFSHNEVTDRYNPLVKEDFVYVKAKESGRLSTVGEVAGDYKLTGYYASGEGRDVKFYAPRGLREGAYVKVKTKGEYIETYQEVQPDEIPKEIKEKLDK from the coding sequence ATGAAGAAGTTATTATTAGGTTTAATTGGACTTTTTATATTAGTTATTGGTGTGGCAAGCTTTTCTCATAATGAGGTGACTGATAGATATAATCCGCTTGTGAAAGAAGACTTTGTATATGTAAAAGCGAAAGAATCTGGCCGACTATCTACAGTTGGAGAGGTAGCTGGAGACTATAAACTTACTGGTTATTACGCTTCAGGTGAAGGAAGAGATGTTAAGTTTTATGCACCTCGTGGGCTTAGAGAGGGAGCATATGTAAAGGTTAAAACGAAAGGTGAGTATATCGAAACATACCAAGAAGTACAACCGGATGAAATTCCAAAAGAGATTAAAGAGAAACTAGATAAATAA
- a CDS encoding DUF421 domain-containing protein has translation MSHLPEWTLVILRSVFILIILFTITKCLGKRQISQLSFFEYIAGMTIGDIAAQIATGLDQKFFHGVFAILIFASVPFFVGILSLKNKTARDFFEGKSTVLIKDGKVLEDNLKQEKYTSDELLELLRGNGAFSIAEVEFAVLEPSGELNVLLKKDSQPLTAKDLGLKVPNEKEPQTVIMDGNVLDEPLSASGHNRAWLHSELEKLGVVIENVFLGQVDSYGQLTIDIYNDKLQMPSPQNKPLLLASLKKCHADLELFSLETKSKSASEMYSKNAKQIEKILNKVTYLLKE, from the coding sequence ATGTCTCACCTGCCGGAATGGACACTTGTCATTCTTCGCTCTGTATTCATATTAATCATTTTATTCACTATTACAAAATGCTTAGGAAAAAGGCAAATCTCCCAACTTTCCTTTTTTGAATACATAGCAGGAATGACAATCGGTGATATCGCCGCTCAAATAGCTACAGGGCTTGATCAAAAGTTTTTCCATGGTGTCTTTGCCATACTTATTTTCGCCTCAGTACCCTTTTTTGTCGGAATTCTCTCCCTAAAAAACAAAACTGCTAGAGATTTTTTTGAAGGGAAGTCTACAGTGTTAATAAAAGATGGCAAAGTACTTGAGGATAATTTAAAACAAGAAAAATATACAAGTGATGAGTTACTTGAACTTCTTAGAGGAAATGGTGCATTCAGTATAGCTGAAGTCGAATTTGCTGTCTTAGAACCAAGCGGAGAATTAAATGTATTATTAAAGAAAGATTCTCAGCCCCTTACTGCAAAAGATCTCGGTTTAAAAGTGCCGAATGAAAAAGAACCGCAAACTGTTATTATGGATGGCAATGTACTAGATGAACCTCTTTCAGCAAGCGGGCATAACCGCGCTTGGTTGCATTCCGAACTAGAAAAGCTCGGTGTTGTTATTGAAAATGTCTTTCTCGGTCAAGTGGATTCATACGGACAACTTACTATCGACATTTATAATGACAAACTACAAATGCCTTCTCCTCAAAACAAACCTTTATTATTAGCATCTTTAAAAAAATGTCATGCTGATCTTGAACTATTTTCCTTAGAAACAAAGTCGAAATCAGCAAGCGAAATGTATAGTAAAAACGCGAAACAAATTGAAAAGATTTTAAATAAAGTAACCTATCTTTTAAAAGAATAA
- a CDS encoding WXG100 family type VII secretion target produces the protein MTQIKVTPEQLEQTAKNVKDSRNYLEQIHKDLVNQTEYIASQWTGATSQRFYQMFNEAKPKMFTVLMEFDNC, from the coding sequence ATGACGCAAATAAAGGTAACGCCTGAACAATTGGAACAGACGGCAAAGAATGTCAAGGATTCACGTAACTACTTAGAACAGATACATAAAGATTTAGTTAATCAAACTGAATATATAGCGTCACAGTGGACAGGGGCGACAAGTCAACGCTTCTATCAAATGTTTAATGAAGCGAAGCCGAAAATGTTCACTGTTTTAATGGAATTTGATAATTGCTGA
- the spoVAD gene encoding stage V sporulation protein AD gives MLQGHRTWVFENKPVIISTGVVGGPFEAKGKIPEDFDTLHEDLWLGQDSYEKAHKILFEEACSRATEKAKLRKDDIQFVLAGDLINQITPTSFACRTLGTPYLGLFGACSTSMEGLALGASIVNAKGAKYLLTGASSHNTAVEKQFRYPTEYGGQKPPTAQWTVTGAGAAILSDTGHGPRVTSATIGRVVDMGLTDPFNMGGAMAPAAVDTIEAHLRERQIDASYYDLIVTGDLGHVGREIAYDLLHKHGTKVTSEQFQDCGLLIYREGQPVIAGASGPGCSATVVYGHLLNRMKRGEFKKILVVATGALLSPLTFQQEETIPCIAHAVSIEFGGAMQ, from the coding sequence ATGTTACAAGGACACCGAACATGGGTATTTGAAAACAAACCAGTTATTATTTCGACGGGAGTCGTTGGCGGGCCGTTTGAAGCTAAAGGAAAAATTCCAGAAGACTTCGATACCCTCCATGAAGATTTATGGCTCGGACAAGATTCCTATGAAAAAGCACATAAAATTTTGTTCGAAGAGGCTTGTAGCCGCGCTACTGAAAAAGCAAAACTTCGTAAAGATGATATTCAATTTGTACTCGCAGGCGATTTAATTAATCAAATTACCCCTACAAGCTTTGCTTGCCGTACACTGGGCACTCCTTATCTCGGACTATTCGGCGCTTGTTCTACTTCTATGGAAGGTTTAGCACTTGGAGCAAGTATCGTAAATGCAAAAGGCGCAAAATATTTATTAACCGGTGCATCAAGCCATAATACAGCTGTGGAAAAACAGTTCCGCTATCCTACCGAATATGGCGGGCAAAAACCCCCTACCGCGCAGTGGACAGTAACCGGAGCAGGAGCCGCTATTTTAAGCGATACGGGACACGGTCCTAGGGTAACATCTGCCACAATCGGACGAGTGGTTGATATGGGATTAACGGATCCGTTTAATATGGGAGGTGCAATGGCTCCAGCTGCCGTTGATACAATTGAAGCCCATTTACGCGAACGCCAAATTGATGCCTCTTACTACGATTTAATCGTAACAGGCGACCTCGGACATGTCGGTCGCGAAATCGCTTATGACTTACTACATAAACACGGAACAAAAGTAACGAGCGAACAGTTTCAAGATTGTGGGTTACTCATTTATAGAGAAGGGCAACCTGTTATCGCTGGTGCTAGCGGACCAGGATGCTCTGCAACAGTCGTATACGGTCACTTATTAAACCGAATGAAAAGAGGAGAGTTTAAAAAAATACTTGTCGTTGCGACAGGCGCCTTGCTATCTCCACTTACATTCCAACAAGAAGAAACGATTCCGTGTATCGCTCATGCCGTTTCGATTGAATTTGGAGGTGCAATGCAATGA
- a CDS encoding YhcN/YlaJ family sporulation lipoprotein — MRKLGLITALFALLFSSFTGCDNSPLDKKVKEEAKRTEKEKGPKLTKTSTESFNQSISQGAKKRALAMDEIIKSTAVNSNLDLYIAVTPEHHERFGLKPLRKKLQKQLSDEHPTFDVRVSTDKKIFMLLEKLERKIKEKEVSKDEINKQLKFIGKKMESNT; from the coding sequence ATGCGAAAACTCGGCCTCATAACCGCATTATTTGCCCTTCTATTTAGCTCTTTTACCGGATGTGATAATAGTCCCTTAGATAAAAAAGTGAAAGAAGAAGCAAAACGAACGGAGAAAGAGAAAGGTCCCAAATTAACAAAGACAAGTACGGAATCCTTTAATCAATCTATATCACAAGGAGCCAAAAAAAGAGCTCTCGCTATGGATGAAATTATAAAAAGCACAGCAGTAAATTCAAATTTAGATCTCTACATAGCAGTTACACCGGAGCATCACGAAAGGTTTGGATTAAAACCTCTTCGTAAGAAGCTTCAAAAGCAGCTAAGTGATGAGCATCCTACTTTCGATGTTCGTGTCAGTACAGATAAAAAAATCTTTATGTTACTCGAAAAACTCGAAAGAAAAATTAAGGAAAAAGAAGTATCTAAAGATGAAATTAATAAACAATTAAAATTCATTGGGAAAAAAATGGAGTCTAACACTTAA
- a CDS encoding pre-toxin TG domain-containing protein, translating to MIIAEGLEKAAEKFRKVDEEEQKAMEARIQSKMWTDITGELSGAYDASRAVDGIDPSTGEKVRWFDRSVAGVMVVGSMLQVGKLGKIPKVAKALDKADAAKKEMQEAAALLKAKRQKQAAINRTSGDKFEAELKSNLEGTGDYETVVKQLTLETPSGIRTRVDLAAIDKVKGKIDLYEAKVSLKAPLTKNQKAAFPEIEEFGAVVKGKGKPALTGGTEIPPTKVEVVRKQ from the coding sequence TTGATAATTGCTGAAGGGCTTGAAAAGGCGGCTGAAAAATTCCGTAAAGTTGATGAAGAAGAACAGAAAGCGATGGAAGCACGCATTCAATCTAAAATGTGGACAGACATAACAGGAGAACTTTCAGGGGCTTATGACGCTTCCCGTGCGGTTGACGGTATTGACCCTTCTACTGGTGAAAAAGTGAGGTGGTTTGATAGGTCGGTTGCTGGTGTCATGGTTGTTGGAAGTATGCTTCAAGTAGGTAAGTTAGGGAAAATACCTAAAGTTGCAAAAGCCTTAGATAAAGCTGATGCAGCAAAAAAGGAAATGCAAGAAGCTGCTGCGTTATTGAAAGCAAAGAGACAAAAGCAGGCAGCTATTAATAGAACGTCAGGAGATAAGTTTGAAGCCGAATTGAAATCAAACTTAGAGGGCACAGGAGATTATGAAACAGTGGTAAAGCAATTAACCTTAGAAACACCTAGCGGTATAAGAACTAGGGTTGATTTAGCTGCAATTGATAAAGTGAAAGGTAAAATTGATTTATACGAAGCCAAAGTGTCTTTAAAAGCACCTTTAACTAAAAATCAAAAAGCTGCTTTTCCTGAAATTGAAGAATTCGGTGCGGTTGTGAAAGGGAAAGGCAAGCCAGCATTAACTGGAGGTACTGAAATACCACCAACTAAAGTTGAAGTAGTACGTAAACAATAA
- the spoVAE gene encoding stage V sporulation protein AE codes for MIFFWAFVIGGLICVIGQLMFDVGKLTPAHTMATLVVAGAILDGFNLYEPLIDFAGAGATVPITSFGNALVHGAMEEAAKHGIVGVITGMFKVTSAGVSAAIIFGFIGALLFKPKG; via the coding sequence ATGATTTTTTTCTGGGCTTTCGTCATTGGTGGACTCATATGTGTAATCGGGCAACTTATGTTTGATGTCGGCAAGCTAACACCAGCTCATACAATGGCAACACTCGTTGTTGCCGGAGCTATATTAGATGGATTCAATTTGTATGAACCATTAATTGACTTCGCTGGAGCTGGGGCAACCGTACCTATTACAAGCTTCGGTAATGCCCTCGTTCACGGTGCAATGGAAGAAGCTGCAAAACATGGCATCGTTGGCGTCATTACTGGCATGTTTAAAGTAACGAGCGCCGGTGTGTCCGCAGCTATTATTTTCGGCTTCATTGGCGCATTGCTATTCAAACCGAAAGGATAA
- the clpP gene encoding ATP-dependent Clp endopeptidase proteolytic subunit ClpP, translated as MNLIPTVIEQTNRGERAYDIYSRLLKDRIIMLGSAIDDNVANSIVSQLLFLESQDPEKDIHIYINSPGGSITAGMAIYDTMQFIKPQVSTICIGMAASMGAFLLAAGEKGKRYALPNSEVMIHQPLGGAQGQATEIEIAAKRILFLREKLNQILADRTGQPLEVLQRDTDRDNFMTAEKALEYGLIDKIFTNR; from the coding sequence ATGAATTTAATTCCTACAGTAATTGAACAAACAAATCGTGGAGAACGCGCTTACGATATTTACTCTCGACTATTAAAAGACCGCATCATTATGCTTGGTAGTGCAATTGATGACAACGTAGCTAACTCAATCGTTTCCCAGCTTTTATTCTTGGAATCTCAAGATCCAGAAAAAGATATTCACATCTACATCAACAGCCCTGGTGGTTCTATCACAGCAGGTATGGCAATTTACGATACAATGCAATTTATTAAACCACAAGTATCAACAATCTGTATTGGTATGGCTGCATCTATGGGTGCATTCTTACTTGCAGCAGGTGAAAAAGGAAAACGTTATGCACTTCCAAACAGTGAAGTAATGATTCACCAACCACTTGGCGGAGCACAAGGTCAAGCGACTGAAATCGAAATCGCTGCAAAACGTATCCTATTCTTACGTGAAAAACTAAACCAAATTCTTGCTGACCGCACAGGTCAACCTCTTGAAGTACTACAACGCGACACAGACCGCGACAACTTCATGACAGCAGAAAAAGCTTTAGAATACGGTTTAATCGATAAGATCTTTACAAATCGTTAA
- a CDS encoding glutaredoxin family protein gives MKVVLYTKKDCGLCVQAKEVLQEVQCEYSFQIEEIDIYEDNDLLEKYHLMIPVVEIDGKQVEYGNIHKGVIINYIKNAVKS, from the coding sequence ATGAAAGTTGTACTGTATACAAAAAAAGATTGTGGTCTTTGCGTGCAGGCAAAAGAAGTTTTGCAGGAAGTACAATGTGAATATTCTTTTCAAATCGAGGAAATAGATATATATGAAGATAATGACCTTTTAGAAAAATATCACTTAATGATTCCGGTTGTAGAAATAGACGGAAAACAAGTAGAATATGGTAACATTCACAAAGGTGTCATAATAAACTATATAAAGAATGCAGTTAAGAGTTGA
- a CDS encoding DUF6572 domain-containing protein: MSLRELEQIDLLAVEKETGYVQLIIADEENWEDEEEHVSLLIEKIYAYLGFIESGAIYEMYPDSKGRQFVIKIHGKYRCTEYGEEFLENVEGIIMKAGYGFQYIYEPSEEVGSVEE, translated from the coding sequence ATGTCTTTAAGAGAGTTAGAACAGATAGACTTATTAGCTGTTGAAAAAGAAACGGGTTATGTCCAACTTATTATTGCAGATGAAGAAAATTGGGAAGATGAAGAAGAACATGTTTCATTATTGATAGAAAAAATTTACGCTTACTTAGGATTTATAGAAAGTGGGGCGATATATGAGATGTACCCCGATTCTAAAGGGCGACAATTTGTTATAAAAATACATGGAAAATACCGTTGTACTGAATATGGTGAAGAATTTCTTGAAAATGTTGAGGGAATCATTATGAAAGCTGGTTACGGATTCCAATACATATATGAACCATCTGAAGAAGTGGGAAGTGTAGAAGAATAA